CGTCCTGTATAGTTTTTACTGACCGGGCCTTTTTTGTGGGATCTGCTCGGGCCGATTTTTTGGGCCATCCCGTATAACGGCCCGAAAAGCGTAGTTCGCCGGGCTTTTATgggatctgctagagatgctcttagccTTGATGGGCAGAAGGTACCTCAGAAGGACAACTTTTgatatttggggtcaatgttGTAGAAGGATGGTGAAAGTCGCGAGAGGAGTCGTTGAGAGTGACCAGCACAGCCTGCGGAAGACGCTGGGAGGGGATGGCGTCACAGGCGAACGAGCAAGCACCAAAAGACGACGCATGTGCGAGACAGGATCAGTGTAGGGAACACCGTCAAGAGTCAGCGGGCAGCAAGAAAGATGCATACCCGATGAAAGCATTGTTTTTTTAATTGATCTTGGTCACGTCGTCAACCGCCGCGCGTGTTGGCGGAAGGCACAAGCGTGTTGGAGAAGGTAGGAGGGGTGTTGGAGAAGGTAGGAGGGTCTGGCGGAAGGCAAGAACACCCGGGTGGAAGATAGAGCCGAGCAGCTGAGTGTACGAGGGAGACCTACAGGCGGGCGTACTCCAGTGGGCAGCTAGCTGGGTGAGTTGACCTGTGGGCGTGGAGGGGATGGGCGGCAGCCAGAGGAGAGGTGCCGCAGGCAGTTGCGAGTTCCTGGGCGAAGTGGCCGGTGTCCTAGGGGGAGCTGGACAAGAGCAGCTCGAGGCGGTGGCTGCCTGTTGGGGAGTCAGGGGAGACGACTTCCACATGGAGTAATCGATCTGATCGACGAAGAGATCAAACTGAAGGAGAGATAAAAAAAAGTCTGATCGAGGACGACAGATTGAGATTGAGCGTGGAGTTGCGGTACGTGGGAGGAGAGCTAAACCCAGTCCGTTTCTAAAGATTTGGGGCCCCGGGGCGAAATCTAATTTGGGACCCTAAAATTTGTATAGTTCATATGACATATCGGTTTCATAGCTTGAGATTAAAATGGAAAGAATCGCTCACATGCATGTGTGGTTGCTAGAGTCGATCTAATTAATTAGGTTATATTTGTATCCATCCCCATTATTTCTAATTATCTGATATGAACTGGTTAGTGCTGGTAGTCTTTTTCAGTAGAAACGGGATTAGCTAGCCTAGTTGAAAAAAATCGATTAATAAAGAACAGTTGATTATTATAGCAACAAGAATAATGTGATGATTGAACAAAATCTCAATCCACTTTTTTTTTTCTGATCTACAACTTGAAGATAAATAAAGTTCGTGCAACAAATCAAATCAGATCAGATCAACTTACCCTTTCTTGTTCTTGTCCTCACCATCGCTGCCGCATATGGCCGTCTCCTCCTTGCTCTCGTCTTCGCCCTAGCCCACCTCCTTCATGCACTTCCTGGCTTCCTTCTCCTCTCCGCCTCCCAACACCGGACTCGCTCGGCATTGATGACATAGACAGGCTGTGCAGGATCAGCAACGCCATCCTGCCCGGCTCGCCGCCAAGCACTTCCATGATAACGGCACCGGCACGATCAGTTACGACTTACGATAAAAAACTCAAAAAGGCAGACGGCGATCAGCAGAACAGGTAGGCAACGTGCGATTGAGCGAAGCCATTTTTTTTAGCAATAGAGAAGGCATCTGAATTCGATCGGTTCTCAATAGATtattttgggccttctctttccTCCCTCGTTAAAAAGGAAACCTTCTCTTTCCCTGATTAAAAATGGAAACTGCACATATATTACAGGCTGCCTAATACCTATTGATGTGGGCCCCCCAAATTTTGGGGGCTCTGTGCGGGCGCCCACCTCGGCCCTCCTCATCAGCGAGGCTGCCTAAGCCTACGCTCTGATACCATGTTATGGATGCAACTTGATTGTATTGCAAGGCCCAagaggtatatatatatatatatatctgtgtatgtatgtatgtatgtatgtatattaCACAAGACTTGGGGTACAAGGGAAGGAAACATAGCCTAATAGGACTCCTAGACTTAATACTAATACTCCTTCATAAAAATACTCCTTAATAACACTATCAATATTGCGTGAGATCCTGTGAAGCATGAGGTCACCAACCTGTACGTCTATATATACTGGCCTATGGCCCCATGGGAACACAAGTTGCATATTCCTAACAACCTAGAACTGCAGCTGCCAGTAGCTCTTCAACTTGATCTGTCACTGGCCGTTCCCACCACCTTTGTCCCCTCTTTAATGCCAATGAACCCTAACCCTGGCACTGGGTGCAGCTTCATGAAAAAGATGCCTCATGCATATAGGTTGGTTGCCTGCTCTCCCTACCAGGAAGCAATACTTGGGCCTTGGCATCCCATCCACCCTGCTCCAAACACTGAAAACCCGGTGCCAGATCGCGCACGTGTAGACACAGCCGAGAAGCATATGGTCTAGTGTTTCACTGTGTTGGTCACAGAAAGGGCACGCCTGGTGATCGGGGAGGCAATGCTGTGCCAACCTGTCTGAAGTCCAGCACCGGTTCTGGGCAGCGAAAGCGCGCAAGCTCCATATTGCCTTGGCCGTCAGCACATCTGCCAAACCGGTAAAGAAGGCTCTATATGCCTATCTAGTTGAGAAAATTCCTTTTTTCTTCCACGACCAACAAAGCATGTCTCTGATCCCAGCAGTTGGCTCGAAGAAGAGCAGTCTGGTCCACACTGAAATGAACTCCTGTAATGCCTCTGGGCTAAGGTCAGACCCAACGTCTTCAATCCAGAGGCCTCTGACGTTCGTCTCCGCCACCGTGTGGTTCGTCTTGAGGCGTGGCTGAACAGATGCACAAAGGTTAGGAGACTCAGTACTGCAGCCTATCGCCATCCAGTCAACGGTCCAACCAAAAAAGCGTTGCCTCGCCATTGCCTACAACAGATCTACCCTCAAACAGTACCCTGGACTCCTGTGTCACTTGCAGATTAAATTCCTTCCAGGGATTCGAAGCACCGATATGCTTCAGCCAAAGCCAGCGCGAGCGCAGGGCCATGTCCAGCCATTTCAGATCAGGCAAACCTAAACCACCAGCCCTCTTCGGCGTGCAGACTGCACGCCGGGTCACCACAGTGCCCGCCCCTGGCGTCGGCATGACCTTTCCAGAGGAATTTTGTTTATCCCTTCCACCACCTTAGCTGCTAGGTCAAGCGACATCTTGGTGTAGACTGGGGATGCGCACAGAACTCTCTTCACAAGGACTAGCCTCCCCCCTTTGGCCATGGTAGAGGCCCTTCATGAAGTCAGTCTGTTTGTCATGTCTAATTCCCCTGGAGCTGTGCCGCCGACTGCTTTCGGATGCTTAGTAATGGGCCCAGGTAAGTGCAAGGAAATGCTTCTTCCGGACAACAGAGATGGTTGGAGATCAGCTGAAGATGCTCCTGCTGGTGCCTGATCGGTAGGGCAGCACATTTATTCAGATTGACATGCAGCCCCAATGCGATTCCAAAATCCTCCAGCATGACCAAGTACGCACTGGTGTCAAGCTCCAAGTGTCTCAAGAAGATCATAGCATCGTCCACAAAGCAGGAGGGCCATTGCCACATACCTGTGCGTGCTAGCGGAGAGCCCGAGACAAAGCTCCGAGATCCGCTGCCTGGAAAAACAAGTGATGAAGAACGTCCATAAAAAAATAAAGATCATGGGCAACAACGGGTCGCCCTGCCCCAAGTCTAATCTGTTCCATAAGGTATCTCCTGGCAATCCATTGAGAAGAATCCGACTCGAGGCCGTCGAGAGCAGGCCACAAACCCCCGTATCCAGTGGGAACCAAAATCTAGCTTCCACACAGCACCTCCAAAATGAATGGCCAATCGATGGTGTCGAGTGATTTGGGTATATCCAGCTTTAGCAGCATGGCAGGTTGTTTCAAAGAGTGCAGCCATTGCTCCGTGCACTGGACGAGCATTATTGTGGAGGCAGCGTCCATGCACAAAGGCACTGTGATCTTCGCCAGATCAGCCGTGTGTCTGTTAGCTATGGTTTAATTGAAAATCTTAACCACCCCATGGATAAGACTCACTGATGGCAATCCCACATGAGTAGATGACTCATTTGGTTTTGGTGCACTGCATGCATTTTCAAATAGAACAGTTAAACAATCAATCAGTAGCCAAATTTACCATTCAGCAATACCTTTGCCTTGAACAATGTTCGTATCGCTGTTGAGTTTTAGATTTTTTCCCCTGGGTTACTTCACATGTCGGATTATCCTTTTTTCCCCTTGTAAGCCCAGAAGTTCGAAGTAGTATTAACTTGATCATTGATATTGTGTATTGAAGGAAAAAATATCCATCCTTCGCGAAAACGAAGCACTAAAGAAGGACAGTGAAAGGCTTTATGCTGAAAAGGACTCCTTGATGAAGACCTGTGAATTGGCTAATAATCAGGTTGCAGCTTTAAGGAAATCTTTGGATGCTGCTCACATGGACATAAAAGAGAAGGAGAAAATGGTAATTTTCTTAAGAATCATCCGTATGATTGATATGTTAACTCGTCTGAACTTCTAACATAGTTGTTTTGTGAAAGGTTCGAGACTTGAAGCAATCATTGGATGTCCATAGGAAGGAGCTGAATGACTGCAGAGCTGAAATTACAGCCCTTAAGATGCACATTGAAGGGACTCAATCAAGTAAACAAATGCCTGTTGGAGATACTGATGGTTTTTCTACCCAGTTAAATGCCAATTCTATGGGAGAAGCAGCAGCATTGATCAATGAACATGAAAACCTCAAAGGAACTGAATCTATAACTATTAAGCTAGTATCAGCAGCGGCTCTGACTGAGGACACACGGAAAGATCATAAAAATACCGAAAGTACTATTGAAGGTTCCCCAGGTTCACAAGCACCACTTTCTTGCTCAACTGCTGGGGGCGGTGGTTATGGTACTTCAGGAGAAGATGACTCTGGCACAGATACTTCTCCGGAAGGTATATCTGTTAATGGCACTCAGCATGGAGCTGGTAACAGCCAGGGGAATTCAGGCAGCATATCAGTTTATGTATCGGAAGATAAAGTTAACACTGAGATAGTAGAGAGTCCAAGTATACATAAATCGTCATATAAGATGGTTAGTGGCTTGATTTGTTCTGTTTTCATATGGTATTTAGTGGCTTGATTTGTTCTGTTTTCATATGATttttgagtggcttgacttgaGCTGTTCTTGTTCAATCCTGTAGGCCTTGGAAACTATCAAGATAGTTTCAGATGCTCTTCCAAAGATAGTTCCATATGTGCTCATAAACCATCGCGAGGTTCATCTGTAACCTTTGTAATTTGTGTCAATATTTATTTTAATATAACTAGTGTTACATGCTCCTACATGGTTACAGGAGCTTCTTCCATTGATCATATGTGCTATAGAAAGACATCCAGATAGCGATGTACGGGATTCGTTGACTCACACATTGTTTAATCTGATAAAACGGCCTGATGGACAACAGAGGCGCATCATAATGGATGTATGTTTTTGACTATTGCTTGATACGGATCAATCTGGGTTTCTCATGATGTGGCTTGCAACTTATTCTACAAGTGCACACTTATTATTATTCTTATCATGTAAATTACCATTTTGTATTTATTCGCTCGCTACCATGCAGGCTTGCGTGGAATTAGCCACGAGTGTTGGGGAGATGAGAACAGAGACTGAATTACTACCACAGTGTTGGGAACAGGTATTCCAAATTTTCTGATAAGTCTTTTGGCCATCTTCATTTTGAGATCTTATTTTAGTTACATTGCCTGGTGTTTAGATAAATCACCAGTATGAGGAGCGTAGGTTGCTTGTTGCTCAGTCCTGTGGAGAACTGGCAATATATGTTCGTCCCGAGATACGCGATTCCCTTATCCTATCTATTGTGCAACAACTTGTCGAAGATTCTGCAACTGTTGTAAGGGAGGCTGCAACACATAATCTGGCCTTGCTGCTTCCTTTGTTTCCGAACATGGATAAATATTATAAGGTCAGTTTAAGTCTCACTAATTCTCAGAATCAGTAAAGGAGTGGAAATTTTATTTCAGTGTATTAGCTAAATGCCTGCTTTGTTGTGGGCTAATATTTGGTTACGAGAGCTTAAAAGATAGCAAATCACTGAAAGATAATACTCATCTGGAAGTTGCTTAAATTTCTGTTTGTTTGGTAGGTTGAGGAGCTATTGTTTCAGTTGGTCCGTGACCCTTCTGGGGTAGTGGTGGATGTTGCTCTCAGAGAACTTGTTCCTGCAGTAGTAGGATGGGGAGGTAAACTGGATCAGATATTGAGAGTGTTACTGTCACATATCCTGGCATCTGCTCAGGTATGCATGGTTTTAAATTTGGGGACCTTATACTTTATGAATTGTAATACGTGTTCTGATAGAACTGTTATATTTCAGCGTTGTCCATCCGTTTCAGGGGTGGAAGGTACAATAGACTCCCATCTCCGTGTTTTAGGAGAACAAGAACGATGGACCATTGAAGTGCTCCTTCGGATGCTGACTGAGTTGTTACCATTTATTCATCAGAAAGCTATAGAGACTTGTCCATCAATAGACCCCTCAGAAAACTACATTTCAGAATCCAGCCTAAAGCTGTATGCAACGTAAGCTGTTTGCATATGTGATGTTGTCTTTTAACTAACCAATTACGATAAACAAAAAGAAATACTTCTCTTTTATTGATCAATTGCATCTTGGGGCACTACAGAGGTGAGACAGAATGGTCAGCATTTGAGTGGATGCACACTGAGTGCCTGCCGGATTTGATCAAGCTTGCCTGCTTGTTGCCTGCAAAAGAGGATAGCTTAAGAACAGTGATCACAAAGGTAAAACATACAAACAACAACATCTCCTATACTGATCCTACCATCTTTAAGTATAATTTATGATAAATTATTTCCTGGACAATTCAGTACCTGTTGGCCGTATCTGGACGCTATGGAAAAGATTATCTCGAGCACATTATGTTACCTGTATTTCTTATAGCAGCTGGTGATATTGATAGCGGTGATTTTACCTATTTTCCTCTGTCAATCCAGTCCAAAGTTCGTGGTAAGAATCCATGTGTTTAAATGGCGGGTCTGCTTTGCTATAGTTTTTTTGTTCAGACATATTGATTGTGCTGCAGGTTTCCGTCCGAAAACTTCTGTTGCTGAAAAAATCGCTATCATTTGTGTTCTTCCATTGCTATTGTCTGGTATTTTGGGTTCTCCTTCAAGTCGTCAACAGTTAGAAGAATATTTAAGGAAATTACTTATCCAAAACACGAAGGATGGTTCATTTTCTATGCATCACACTGCCGAGATCATTGATGCGATCCGGTTTCTTTGGTTTGTACTTTGTCTAAACATGCAGCAAATATCATGATGTTGTTGAATATGCACTATTTTCATGTATTTAACTTATCATGTGTAGCATATTTGAGGAGCACCATGGAGTCATCTTTCATATTCTGTGGGAGATGGTTGTGAGCTCTGATACCAATTTAAAAACCAGTGCTGCAGCTTTACTGAAAGCACTTGTAAGTTTACTGTTACATGAATGAATCAGGGGTATGGTATGTTTTGTTCCTTGCAGTACTATTTATTGCTTTTACACACAGGTACCATATGTTGGCGTGAAAGTTGCATCGACTCATGTTTTGCCAGCACTCATTACTCTTGGTTCTGATCAAAACTCGGCTGTAAAATATGCTAGTATAGATGCATTAGGAGCTGTTGCTCAGCATTTCAAAAGTGACATGGTATGGAAGCATCATTTTCTAATATTCctttatactccctctgtccgaaaatacttgtcatcaaaatggataaaaagagatgtatctagaactaaaatacatctagatacgtCCCCTTTTATCcgttttgatgacaagtattttcggacggagggagtacattacAATAGCTTTTGCAATGCCCTTACTCCATGACTGCACTGCCAGGTTGTTGACAAGATACATATTCAAATGGATGCCTTTCTTGAAGATGGATCACACGAAGCTACTATTTCGGTCATTCGTGCACTTGCAGTAGCTGTGCCGCATTCAACAGATAGACTACGTGAATATATCCTACTCACTACATTTAATATATACATTTTGACCAAAATTTGCATGTTTGATTCGCTCACTCGTGTGTTCACACATCTTCATATCAATCCGTTCCTCTGTTTCCTTTGACCTTGCATACATCTTTTAACCAAGATATTTAGACTTACAAGTGCCCCACCTACTGAAAATGATATTGAACGGCGTCGTGAAAGAGCAAATGTATTCTGTGAAGCGCTGCGTGCTTTGGATGCTACAGGTTGACCTTTATCCGAAATTGTCAGTGTTTCACATATTTAATAGCAGAAGCAAACTTTGTATTGAGTGTGCCTCTTATCTTTATCTGTAGTGCTGCCTGTGCCTTTTGTTTATAATCTCAGTATAATTTTGTACTTATTTGCTACATTGTTCACAACCTGAACAATGCCTAGGCAATAGAAACTGCATTTGGATTCATATATGGACTGTAATATCTAGCTAGTAATAGGTTACTGGCACATCCCATTTGTCCTACATATCAAAATTGTACCCGACAATAGAACAAGCCTTTATGTATGCTTATGCGTTTCTATTTCCCTTTTTCCGTTGCAGATCTTCCTGCTACAAGTGTACGTGATCTACTTTTGCCCTCTATACAGAACTTGTTAAAAGATGTGGATGCTCTAGACCCTGCACACAAGGAGGCACTAGAAGTTATAGGCCGGGAAAGGTCCGGAGGTACGCTGGAGAGCATCGGCAAGGCAATGGGGGCACACCTTGGGATCGCGACCTCTGTCAGCAGTTTCTTCGGCGAGAGCAGTCTGCTTGGGAAGAAAGAGGGTGGAGAGCAGCACGACCCTGCTGCTGCTTCTGTTCCTCCCCAGGTGGGCTTACAAACTCAGCAGGAGAACACGAGGTTTGGTCGCATAATGAGGGGTGGATTTGGAGACATGTTGCGAGGCAAAGCAAAGGGCGGTGATGAACCCAGCTGATATTATCAACGTTGTCAATCAATACAATATTTTCCAAGCTTGATTTCGGTCGTCACAGCATGAATAAGTTAATGTAGAACAACATGTTTGTTCATTGTTTGTACTTCGTAGTGAGATGGTATCCATGAGGATGCTGCGCTTTCCCTAGCTAAGCGATCCAAAACTAACGAGGTGTAATCTCAGACCAAACATGTTATATACGTACATGAAGGTAGCAAGTGCTCCtgtatttttattttatttatatatAAACCATGGGGACAGTTTCTGCGTCGACAACTATTCACACCCGCCCTCGCAAAAAAACCTTGCCGGTCACGAGTGAGGTAGTTGCATTTCAAGCTTTTTTTAgcacaagcgctcatatacatgTACTCACctctatgaacgcacacacggaCACCCTATCCTTATGAGCACCTTCGAAAGACTGAGTCGGCATGATTCCTTTCGACCACGCCCGCAGCCTTTGGCACTTGTGGCGGTCGGGACCTCTCAGAGGGTGCCGCGTGACTCGGCTGGTTCCCCGTCGCGCCCTGCACCACCACTCCCTCATTTATGTCCACATGGCCATCCATCAATCCCTCCGCCTCCGTCCCAGAAGAGCAGCCACGTGCATCCAACGGAGCCGAGCCATCCCCCACCTTCGGAAGCACCTTCTCCCTCCCCACTATCTTCTCGGGATCCGCAGCGCGATCAGACTGCACTCCAGTGTCATCAAAGGAAAGCTTTTTCTTTGAGCCGCCCCGGCCCCCACCATCCGCAATCTTTAGGGGACTAGTAACCTCTTGGCCTCGTTCTTCCTCCTCCACCATGTGCTCTTCTTCCGCCATGACGATGCGTCGCTTCCTGATAGAGCTTCCTGACAGGGCACGGAGACCGATGCCATGCAAATGGCCATGCAGATCGACGTGAGCACTATGGGTACAGATGTAGGGGTGCTGCAAAACAGTGGCCAAACGAAGGAAGGAACGTGCATGGTTGGCAGAGGCACGTTCAAACGCGTGAAGGGGAGGGAGCTACCGAAAGGCACAGGTAGAGATGTAGTGTCTTGGGTGAAAAGCGGGGGATGTCagtggaggtggaggtggatgAAGAGGAGGATAGAAAGAAGAAGGTGAAGAGGATGGAGACGGAAGAGTGTGCGCAAGTTGATGATGTTAACGCCGGGCTGGAGGTACAGCCTGGCGGACAGCAATGAAGACTATCGCCTGGAACTGTCGAGGTTTGGGAAATGGCCCGACAGTTCGTGGTCTTCTGGCTCTCCAGAAAAAGGAGGATCCCGACATTCTCTTCTTGTCTGAAACTCATCTGGATAAGAAGAGAATGGAAAAGTTTCGTGGTAGGTTGGGGATGCAAAATATGCTAGTAAAGGATTGTGCGGGAAAGAGTGGTGGGCTAGCGTTATTCTGGAAGAAAGGGATTGATGTTACACTCAGATGGATGGGAAGGATGCATATTGATGTTATTGTGCAGGAGGAAGATGGTTTTAAATGGCGTCTCACGGGTATCTATGGGGAGCCGCGTATGGAGAAGAAGGTGGAGACTTGGCGGCTTATGAGGACGCTAAACCATCAATCCAATCTGCTCTGGGTCTGTCTTGGAGACTTCAACGAGATTCTGTTCAACCATGAGAAGCAAGGGGGCGTCCCTAGGGGGCAGTCCCAAATGCAAAATTTCCGTGATGTTTTACAAACGTGTAATCTCAACGACCTCGGTTTGAGGGGGACGTGTTTACCTGGCGAAATAATAATTTCCGTATAGAAGGGTATATCTGAGAGAGGCTGGATAGGGTTGTGGCCTCGCCGGTGTGGTGTGCTCGCTTCCCATATTACAAAGTTGTGAACGGCGATCCACACCACTCCGACCATAGACCTATGATTTTATGGCTGCATGGTACTCGGAGAATGGGGGGAAGGCAGTGTGGTCCACAGGCCAAACGTTTCGAATCTCGCTGGCTCCTTGAGGAGGGATGTGACGATCTCGTGCGGGAGACGTGGGAAGGGG
The Aegilops tauschii subsp. strangulata cultivar AL8/78 chromosome 3, Aet v6.0, whole genome shotgun sequence genome window above contains:
- the LOC109774846 gene encoding uncharacterized protein isoform X1, with the translated sequence MEAVGGAAEERWASLCNCVVNFLLEEKYHLTALELLQELQEDGRHAQALRLRSFFSDPAFFPPDLVARASSSPPGADPQSLLEEKIAAEEKLALTEYDLRLAKEDLTCLKLELQKQQESSPDNTIDASAHEGFNQQDQRDVKISALGPLKDNERKDLNCAVKEYLLLAGYRLAAMTFIEEVLDQDLDVWTNSSACVPDALRRYYYQYLSSTTEAAEEKISILRENEALKKDSERLYAEKDSLMKTCELANNQVAALRKSLDAAHMDIKEKEKMVRDLKQSLDVHRKELNDCRAEITALKMHIEGTQSSKQMPVGDTDGFSTQLNANSMGEAAALINEHENLKGTESITIKLVSAAALTEDTRKDHKNTESTIEGSPGSQAPLSCSTAGGGGYGTSGEDDSGTDTSPEGISVNGTQHGAGNSQGNSGSISVYVSEDKVNTEIVESPSIHKSSYKMALETIKIVSDALPKIVPYVLINHREELLPLIICAIERHPDSDVRDSLTHTLFNLIKRPDGQQRRIIMDACVELATSVGEMRTETELLPQCWEQINHQYEERRLLVAQSCGELAIYVRPEIRDSLILSIVQQLVEDSATVVREAATHNLALLLPLFPNMDKYYKVEELLFQLVRDPSGVVVDVALRELVPAVVGWGGKLDQILRVLLSHILASAQRCPSVSGVEGTIDSHLRVLGEQERWTIEVLLRMLTELLPFIHQKAIETCPSIDPSENYISESSLKLYATGETEWSAFEWMHTECLPDLIKLACLLPAKEDSLRTVITKYLLAVSGRYGKDYLEHIMLPVFLIAAGDIDSGDFTYFPLSIQSKVRGFRPKTSVAEKIAIICVLPLLLSGILGSPSSRQQLEEYLRKLLIQNTKDGSFSMHHTAEIIDAIRFLCIFEEHHGVIFHILWEMVVSSDTNLKTSAAALLKALVPYVGVKVASTHVLPALITLGSDQNSAVKYASIDALGAVAQHFKSDMVVDKIHIQMDAFLEDGSHEATISVIRALAVAVPHSTDRLREYLLTKIFRLTSAPPTENDIERRRERANVFCEALRALDATDLPATSVRDLLLPSIQNLLKDVDALDPAHKEALEVIGRERSGGTLESIGKAMGAHLGIATSVSSFFGESSLLGKKEGGEQHDPAAASVPPQVGLQTQQENTRFGRIMRGGFGDMLRGKAKGGDEPS
- the LOC109774846 gene encoding uncharacterized protein isoform X2: MEAVGGAAEERWASLCNCVVNFLLEEKYHLTALELLQELQEDGRHAQALRLRSFFSDPAFFPPDLVARASSSPPGADPQSLLEEKIAAEEKLALTEYDLRLAKEDLTCLKLELQKQQESSPDNTIDASAHEGFNQQDQRDVKISALGPLKDNERKDLNCAVKEYLLLAGYRLAAMTFIEEVLDQDLDVWTNSSACVPDALRRYYYQYLSSTTEAAEEKISILRENEALKKDSERLYAEKDSLMKTCELANNQVAALRKSLDAAHMDIKEKEKMVRDLKQSLDVHRKELNDCRAEITALKMHIEGTQSSKQMPVGDTDGFSTQLNANSMGEAAALINEHENLKGTESITIKLVSAAALTEDTRKDHKNTESTIEGSPGSQAPLSCSTAGGGGYGTSGEDDSGTDTSPEGISVNGTQHGAGNSQGNSGSISVYVSEDKVNTEIVESPSIHKSSYKMALETIKIVSDALPKIVPYVLINHREELLPLIICAIERHPDSDVRDSLTHTLFNLIKRPDGQQRRIIMDACVELATSVGEMRTETELLPQCWEQINHQYEERRLLVAQSCGELAIYVRPEIRDSLILSIVQQLVEDSATVVREAATHNLALLLPLFPNMDKYYKVEELLFQLVRDPSGVVVDVALRELVPAVVGWGGKLDQILRVLLSHILASAQRCPSVSGVEGTIDSHLRVLGEQERWTIEVLLRMLTELLPFIHQKAIETCPSIDPSENYISESSLKLYATGETEWSAFEWMHTECLPDLIKLACLLPAKEDSLRTVITKYLLAVSGRYGKDYLEHIMLPVFLIAAGDIDSGDFTYFPLSIQSKVRGFRPKTSVAEKIAIICVLPLLLSGILGSPSSRQQLEEYLRKLLIQNTKDGSFSMHHTAEIIDAIRFLCIFEEHHGVIFHILWEMVVSSDTNLKTSAAALLKALVPYVGVKVASTHVLPALITLGSDQNSAVKYASIDALGAVAQHFKSDMVVDKIHIQMDAFLEDGSHEATISVIRALAVAVPHSTDRLREYLLTKIFRLTSAPPTENDIERRRERANVFCEALRALDATELVKRCGCSRPCTQGGTRSYRPGKVRRYAGEHRQGNGGTPWDRDLCQQFLRREQSAWEERGWRAARPCCCFCSSPGGLTNSAGEHEVWSHNEGWIWRHVARQSKGR